From Molothrus ater isolate BHLD 08-10-18 breed brown headed cowbird chromosome 8, BPBGC_Mater_1.1, whole genome shotgun sequence, a single genomic window includes:
- the PLA2G12B gene encoding LOW QUALITY PROTEIN: group XIIB secretory phospholipase A2-like protein (The sequence of the model RefSeq protein was modified relative to this genomic sequence to represent the inferred CDS: deleted 1 base in 1 codon), with product MRLLLGAALLCLSLRPGHGSEEAAPDSPGHQDSQAAPSYSDWGIDTIRDGFEAVNSYFDSFLELLGGKNGVCQYRCRYGKAPMPRPHYKPQEPNGCSSHFLGLKVPESLDLGIPAMTKCCNQLDVCYDTCGANKYRCDAKFRWCLHSICSDLKRSLGFVSKVQACESMADTVFNAVWTLGCRPFMNSQRSACICSEEERDEL from the exons AtgcggctgctgctgggggcagcGCTCCTGTGCCTCAGCCTGCGCCCGGGCCACGGCTCCGAGGAGGCAGCGCCCGACAGCCCCGGGCACCAG GACTCGCAGGCAGCGCCATCCTATTCCGACTGGGGCATCGACACCATCCGGGATGGCTTTGAAGCGGTCAACAGCTACTTCGACTCCTTCTTGGAACTGCTCGGGGGGAAAAACGGTGTCTGTCAGTACCGCTGCCGATATG GGAAGGCTCCCATGCCACGGCCTCACTACAAACCACAGGAACCCAATGGCTGTAGCTCCCATTTTCTGGGGCTCAAGGTACCTGAAAGT ctAGACCTGGGGATCCCTGCCATGACCAAGTGCTGTAACCAGCTGGATGTTTGCTATGACACCTGTGGGGCCAACAAGTACCGCTGCGACGCCAAGTTCCGCTGGTGCCTGCACTCCATCTGCTCCGACCTCAAACGCAGCCTGGGCTTCGTCTCCAAGGTGCAAG cctgtGAATCCATGGCAGACACGGTGTTCAACGCTGTCTGGACCCTGGGCTGCCGGCCCTTCATGAACAGCCAGAGGAGCGCCTGCATTTGCAGCGAGGAGGAGCGCGATGAGCTGTGA